In a genomic window of Virgibacillus sp. SK37:
- a CDS encoding peptidylprolyl isomerase yields MKKLVIAVTLTAGVFSLAACSSDGSDSKTVVETSAGNISKEDFYQELKERNGENVLQEMVTVKVLEDKYDVSDKEVDKELKKMKDQLGDQFEMALQQQGFKDEDQFKEVLRVSLLQEKALADGVDISEKEMKEKYDRMKTELKAQHILVEDEETAKEVKKKLDNGGDFAKLAKEYSTDGSAENGGDLGWFSTGQMVPKFEDAVYSMEKGEISDPVKTEHGYHIIKLNDKREKEDSVGEYKDVKDDIRRQILNEKVDPTKAQEKINKLIDDAKVDVKIDEFEGMFDKGEEKEEAKG; encoded by the coding sequence ATGAAAAAATTAGTAATCGCTGTAACATTAACAGCAGGAGTATTTTCATTAGCAGCGTGCAGCTCTGATGGATCCGATTCAAAAACAGTCGTAGAAACTAGTGCAGGAAATATATCCAAAGAAGATTTTTATCAAGAATTAAAAGAACGAAATGGGGAAAATGTACTTCAGGAAATGGTTACTGTTAAAGTACTGGAGGACAAGTATGACGTCAGTGATAAAGAAGTTGATAAAGAACTGAAAAAAATGAAGGACCAACTGGGCGATCAGTTTGAAATGGCTCTACAGCAACAAGGGTTCAAAGATGAAGACCAGTTTAAAGAAGTATTACGTGTCTCTTTATTACAAGAGAAGGCCCTTGCTGATGGAGTAGATATCAGTGAGAAGGAAATGAAAGAAAAATATGATCGAATGAAAACAGAATTAAAAGCACAGCATATTCTCGTAGAAGATGAAGAAACTGCCAAAGAAGTAAAGAAAAAGCTTGATAATGGTGGGGATTTTGCTAAACTTGCAAAGGAATACTCTACAGATGGTTCTGCTGAAAATGGTGGCGATTTAGGATGGTTCTCTACCGGTCAAATGGTTCCTAAATTCGAAGACGCTGTATATAGCATGGAAAAAGGAGAAATAAGCGACCCAGTTAAGACAGAACACGGTTACCATATCATTAAGCTAAATGACAAACGTGAAAAAGAAGATTCCGTTGGCGAATACAAAGATGTAAAAGATGATATCCGTCGTCAAATTCTTAACGAGAAAGTAGATCCGACTAAAGCACAAGAGAAAATTAATAAGTTAATTGATGATGCTAAAGTAGATGTAAAAATCGATGAGTTTGAAGGCATGTTCGATAAAGGTGAAGAAAAAGAAGAAGCAAAGGGATAA
- a CDS encoding DUF3267 domain-containing protein, which yields MNCWKSINLTKEFGTNRINIVSFLIGLLSFIFLYVPISIIQGSTHVNDIGLFPLLVGLIVLPTIHSFMHILPLFFMNKRLKIINKRKKTFLPVFNYYTKLHLTKKVSLLVALAPTIFVTVPGIVASYIFKDYSVYILLFTAAHIGISFIDYLYMIHILKAPREAYIENSADGFDILIKAPHP from the coding sequence ATGAACTGCTGGAAATCAATTAATCTTACAAAAGAGTTTGGAACAAACCGAATAAATATTGTATCATTTTTGATCGGTCTATTATCGTTTATATTTCTCTATGTACCAATCTCGATCATTCAAGGCAGTACCCATGTAAATGACATAGGTCTATTTCCCTTATTAGTAGGGTTGATCGTACTACCAACCATTCATTCATTTATGCATATTTTACCATTATTTTTCATGAATAAGCGATTAAAAATAATAAATAAACGAAAAAAAACATTCTTACCTGTTTTTAACTATTATACGAAATTGCACTTAACAAAGAAAGTCTCTTTACTCGTTGCACTTGCACCAACCATCTTTGTTACTGTGCCAGGCATTGTGGCTAGCTATATATTTAAAGATTATTCCGTATATATTTTGTTATTTACCGCAGCACATATTGGAATTTCTTTTATTGATTACCTCTATATGATTCATATTTTAAAGGCACCAAGGGAAGCTTACATTGAAAACAGTGCCGACGGTTTTGATATATTAATAAAAGCTCCTCACCCATAA
- a CDS encoding DUF1878 family protein — translation MSDKGLAEFHLSLISRIIDMRRYPFTRLIMERNITNPEYKELMKLLEDLDDKYHTQRKEGLLDFSSLLIQFAGMLNEKLEPTETIYALNQEEIHKELMSEFMKIIQQEENKNKRR, via the coding sequence TTGAGTGACAAGGGGTTGGCGGAATTCCATCTTAGCCTGATTTCAAGGATAATTGATATGAGAAGATATCCTTTTACCAGGTTAATTATGGAAAGAAATATAACGAATCCGGAATATAAGGAGTTAATGAAACTGTTAGAAGATTTAGATGATAAGTATCATACTCAGAGAAAAGAGGGGTTGCTTGATTTTAGTTCTTTACTCATTCAATTTGCAGGAATGTTAAATGAAAAATTAGAACCAACAGAGACTATTTACGCTCTTAACCAAGAGGAAATTCATAAGGAGTTAATGTCTGAATTTATGAAGATCATCCAGCAGGAAGAAAACAAAAATAAACGAAGGTGA
- a CDS encoding GbsR/MarR family transcriptional regulator, translating to MKEPQLEEVMNKMIIEFSKTLELFGLTPLESRLFVYLYLADDPLTLDEMSEALGKSKTSMSTSIRSLFDLNLVTRVWKKGVRKDLYEANAQLFKSFSTIYISKWLDSTNHHKDTLMELRHEMDSPEKKAVSKEKEKLNKKLDEIIHFHVQIEELFYNMRQ from the coding sequence ATGAAGGAACCTCAGCTTGAAGAAGTAATGAATAAGATGATAATAGAATTTTCAAAGACACTTGAATTATTTGGTTTAACCCCACTTGAATCCCGTCTTTTTGTTTATTTATATCTTGCCGATGACCCACTCACTTTGGATGAGATGAGTGAGGCACTTGGTAAAAGCAAAACCTCAATGAGTACAAGTATACGCAGTCTTTTTGATTTAAACTTAGTTACCCGGGTATGGAAAAAAGGAGTTAGGAAGGACTTATATGAGGCAAACGCTCAACTATTCAAATCATTTTCAACAATTTATATTAGTAAGTGGCTGGATTCAACCAATCATCATAAAGATACGCTTATGGAACTTCGGCATGAGATGGATTCGCCGGAAAAAAAGGCCGTCAGTAAGGAAAAAGAAAAATTAAATAAAAAGCTAGATGAAATTATACATTTTCATGTTCAAATCGAGGAGCTTTTTTACAATATGAGGCAATAA
- a CDS encoding glycine betaine/L-proline ABC transporter ATP-binding protein: MPVIEAKNLSKVFGKNPKQALKLLDKGYSKEDILKETGNTVGVNRASFSVEAGEIFVIMGLSGSGKSTLVRLLNRLIEPTEGNILIDEQDLSTMDKKSLRNVRREKLSMVFQKFALFPYRTILQNAEFGLEIQNVAKEEREKKAKEALEMVGLGEYIHQTPGQLSGGMQQRVGLARALANDPEVLLMDEAFSALDPLIRKEMQDELIDLQSTMKKTIVFITHDLDEALRLGDRIALMKDGSIVQIGTPEEILVNPANDYVEKFVEDVDRSKVLTAQHIMKRPETVNLDKHGPRVALERMREEGLSSMYVIDSQRNLKGYITADDASEARKKEITSLKEILKNDIPRVEKDTSMNDIFSIIHDSPIPVAVVENEKLVGIIVRGAVIAALSQDGEVNLDAE; the protein is encoded by the coding sequence TTGCCGGTTATTGAAGCAAAGAATTTATCTAAGGTGTTTGGGAAAAACCCAAAACAAGCATTAAAATTATTAGATAAAGGATATTCAAAGGAAGATATTTTAAAAGAGACAGGTAATACAGTTGGCGTTAATCGTGCCTCGTTTTCTGTAGAGGCAGGAGAAATTTTCGTTATTATGGGACTCTCCGGAAGTGGGAAATCCACGTTAGTCCGCTTATTAAATCGTCTTATTGAACCAACAGAGGGAAATATCCTAATAGATGAGCAAGATCTGTCTACAATGGATAAGAAATCCTTACGGAATGTGCGTAGAGAAAAGTTAAGTATGGTATTTCAGAAATTTGCACTATTTCCATACAGAACGATCTTACAAAATGCGGAGTTTGGTTTAGAAATCCAGAATGTAGCCAAAGAGGAACGAGAAAAAAAGGCCAAAGAGGCACTTGAAATGGTAGGTTTAGGTGAATACATTCATCAAACGCCAGGCCAGCTTTCAGGTGGAATGCAACAACGAGTCGGTTTAGCTCGGGCGCTAGCGAACGATCCGGAAGTACTGCTAATGGATGAAGCTTTCTCAGCATTAGATCCACTCATACGAAAAGAAATGCAAGATGAACTAATTGACTTGCAATCTACCATGAAAAAGACAATTGTCTTTATTACACATGATTTGGATGAAGCTCTACGCTTAGGTGATCGGATTGCTTTGATGAAGGATGGATCAATTGTACAGATTGGTACCCCAGAGGAAATCTTAGTGAATCCGGCAAATGATTATGTTGAAAAATTCGTTGAGGATGTAGACCGTTCCAAGGTATTAACTGCACAGCACATTATGAAAAGGCCTGAAACTGTGAATCTGGATAAACATGGGCCAAGAGTCGCTTTGGAGCGAATGAGAGAAGAAGGTTTGTCCAGTATGTATGTCATTGATAGCCAAAGAAATTTAAAAGGCTATATTACTGCAGATGATGCTTCAGAAGCTCGTAAGAAAGAAATCACCAGTTTAAAAGAGATTCTAAAGAATGACATACCCCGAGTAGAGAAGGATACATCCATGAATGATATCTTTAGTATTATTCACGATTCACCTATTCCTGTAGCAGTTGTAGAAAATGAAAAGTTAGTTGGGATTATTGTGCGTGGTGCTGTAATTGCAGCACTCTCTCAGGATGGCGAGGTGAATTTAGATGCTGAATAA
- a CDS encoding proline/glycine betaine ABC transporter permease — MLNNMLDFIPEIAIAEGTEKLTDSITEAFAFLFEPIKEHFGSFMEWTSETLSVIPPVIIIIIVALLAFFLTGKKFGLAAFSVVGLWLIYNQGLWEQLMSTFTLVLLSSILSVIIGVPVGILMSKSKIAESIITPVLDFMQTMPAFVYLIPAVAFFGIGMVPGVFASLIFATPPTVRFTNLGIRQVSRELVEASDAFGSTGAQKLFKVELPMAKQTIMAGINQTVMLALSMVVIASMIGAPGLGREVLSALQRAQVGSGFVAGIGIVILAIIIDRFTQTANSKKN; from the coding sequence ATGCTGAATAATATGTTGGACTTTATCCCAGAGATAGCTATTGCAGAGGGAACAGAAAAGCTTACAGATAGTATTACAGAAGCTTTTGCATTTTTATTTGAACCAATCAAGGAACATTTTGGGAGTTTTATGGAGTGGACCTCAGAAACGTTAAGTGTTATACCGCCAGTAATTATTATCATCATTGTTGCACTTTTAGCGTTTTTCCTAACTGGAAAGAAGTTTGGTCTAGCTGCATTTAGTGTGGTAGGTCTCTGGTTAATTTATAATCAGGGTCTATGGGAACAGCTAATGAGTACTTTTACGTTGGTATTATTATCAAGTATTTTATCAGTAATTATTGGTGTGCCTGTAGGTATTCTTATGTCGAAATCTAAAATAGCTGAATCAATTATCACACCTGTCTTAGATTTTATGCAGACAATGCCGGCGTTTGTTTATTTGATCCCAGCTGTAGCATTCTTCGGAATTGGTATGGTGCCAGGGGTGTTTGCATCACTCATTTTTGCCACACCACCGACTGTAAGGTTTACTAACCTGGGAATACGACAGGTATCCCGTGAATTGGTGGAAGCATCAGACGCATTTGGAAGCACAGGAGCACAAAAGTTATTTAAAGTTGAACTACCTATGGCAAAACAAACAATTATGGCCGGTATAAACCAAACAGTTATGCTAGCACTTTCTATGGTTGTTATTGCTTCCATGATTGGAGCTCCTGGTTTAGGGCGAGAAGTTCTTTCTGCCTTACAACGTGCTCAGGTAGGTTCAGGCTTTGTCGCTGGGATTGGGATAGTAATTCTAGCAATTATTATTGATCGATTTACACAAACGGCAAATTCGAAGAAAAATTAG
- a CDS encoding glycine betaine ABC transporter substrate-binding protein, protein MFKFDWKKLGIAAGLSLSLVAAGCGSDEEGSGDSADSGSSDEQNKEIELAYVEWDTEVASTNVVKQVLEEQGFDVTITPLDNAVMWQSVANNETDGMVAAWLPGTHGDLYEQHKSDLEDLGANLEGAKIGMVVPEYMDVSSIEDLSDEAGKTITGIEPGAGVVKATEKATEEYDNLADWEVKTSSSGAMATALGEAVENEEEIVITGWSPHWKFQKYDLKYLEDPKGVYGEAEEIKTMVRKDLKEDMPQAYKILDAFHWEQADIESVMLDIQNGTDPEEAAANWIKDNQDKVDEWVKAAE, encoded by the coding sequence ATGTTTAAATTTGACTGGAAAAAACTCGGAATAGCTGCTGGGTTGTCTTTATCACTAGTTGCAGCAGGATGTGGATCTGACGAAGAAGGATCAGGGGATTCTGCTGATAGTGGTTCTTCCGATGAGCAAAATAAAGAAATTGAACTAGCATACGTGGAATGGGATACAGAAGTAGCTTCCACCAACGTGGTAAAACAAGTACTGGAAGAACAAGGATTTGATGTAACTATCACCCCACTTGATAATGCGGTAATGTGGCAATCTGTAGCAAATAATGAAACAGATGGAATGGTTGCAGCATGGTTACCTGGTACTCATGGTGACTTATATGAACAACATAAGTCTGATTTAGAAGATCTGGGAGCAAACTTGGAAGGTGCCAAAATAGGTATGGTTGTGCCTGAGTACATGGATGTAAGTTCTATTGAAGATCTTAGTGATGAAGCTGGTAAAACGATTACGGGAATCGAGCCAGGAGCAGGGGTTGTAAAAGCAACGGAGAAAGCCACTGAAGAATATGACAATTTAGCTGACTGGGAAGTTAAAACTTCTTCTAGTGGCGCAATGGCAACTGCTTTAGGTGAAGCTGTTGAAAACGAGGAAGAGATTGTAATTACTGGATGGTCCCCACACTGGAAATTCCAAAAGTATGACCTTAAATACTTGGAAGATCCAAAAGGAGTTTATGGGGAAGCAGAAGAAATTAAAACAATGGTACGTAAAGACCTAAAAGAAGATATGCCGCAAGCCTATAAAATCTTGGATGCTTTCCATTGGGAGCAAGCTGATATTGAAAGTGTAATGCTAGATATTCAAAATGGAACAGATCCTGAAGAAGCTGCTGCAAATTGGATTAAAGATAATCAAGATAAAGTTGATGAGTGGGTAAAAGCAGCTGAATAA
- a CDS encoding glycine betaine ABC transporter substrate-binding protein, producing the protein MIKNSWKITIMTLSIAFLFVLSACGSDEKDSESDDVAEPNEETNYSEEVNYTITGIEPGAGISVTTDKAIEEYDSLKGWTANYSSTAAMASELDKAMKSEEPIVITGWNPHWTFAKYPDMKYLEDPKGIYGGKEVIKTLARNGLKEDMPNAYKLLDQFNWKVEDMEGIMYDAKDNDEEVAVAAERWVEENQDRVDEWKEGVEEVDGKSIELVSTPWDSERASSGVVKIALEQLGYDVTVTPVDVAVVFESIANGDGDATLAAWMPITHKDFYDKYSDQFDDLGANLEGAKIGLVVPSYMDIESIEDLEPAN; encoded by the coding sequence TTGATAAAAAATAGTTGGAAAATAACAATAATGACATTAAGCATTGCTTTTCTATTTGTTTTGTCTGCTTGTGGATCTGATGAAAAAGATAGTGAAAGCGATGATGTGGCTGAACCAAATGAAGAAACGAATTATAGTGAAGAAGTGAACTATACGATAACTGGAATTGAGCCAGGTGCTGGCATTAGTGTGACTACTGACAAAGCAATTGAAGAATACGATTCTTTAAAAGGATGGACTGCTAATTATTCTTCTACTGCAGCTATGGCTTCCGAGCTTGATAAAGCCATGAAAAGTGAAGAGCCGATTGTTATTACCGGCTGGAATCCACATTGGACATTTGCAAAGTATCCTGATATGAAATACTTAGAAGATCCAAAAGGTATTTATGGTGGGAAGGAAGTTATTAAGACACTAGCAAGAAACGGACTTAAAGAAGATATGCCAAATGCATATAAGCTACTCGATCAATTTAATTGGAAGGTAGAAGATATGGAAGGCATTATGTATGATGCAAAAGATAACGATGAGGAAGTAGCAGTTGCTGCGGAACGTTGGGTGGAAGAAAATCAGGACAGAGTTGATGAATGGAAAGAAGGGGTTGAAGAAGTAGACGGAAAGTCTATTGAGCTTGTATCTACACCATGGGATTCAGAAAGAGCTTCTTCCGGTGTGGTTAAGATTGCATTAGAGCAGCTTGGCTATGATGTAACTGTTACACCTGTAGACGTTGCAGTAGTATTTGAATCCATTGCAAATGGAGATGGAGATGCTACACTAGCAGCCTGGATGCCAATTACTCATAAGGATTTTTATGATAAATATAGTGATCAATTTGATGATCTAGGTGCAAATCTAGAAGGAGCAAAGATAGGACTTGTTGTTCCATCGTATATGGATATTGAATCTATAGAAGATCTGGAACCAGCAAACTAA
- a CDS encoding YtxH domain-containing protein, with the protein MANGKSLLLGLMVGGAISAAATLLTAPSSGKDLRGRVKDQGLEWKDMIANLKQDGLRLKEQLTETSKEGAALIKELTQEMKKSVEEWKQTVEPHQENIHQYLEQIETSLKDLEEKVKSQQA; encoded by the coding sequence ATGGCAAATGGAAAGTCATTATTATTAGGACTCATGGTTGGAGGTGCTATTAGCGCTGCTGCGACTCTTCTTACTGCGCCGTCCTCAGGAAAAGATTTACGCGGCCGTGTAAAAGATCAGGGACTTGAATGGAAAGACATGATAGCAAACCTTAAACAGGATGGGTTACGTTTAAAAGAACAACTTACAGAAACCTCTAAAGAAGGCGCTGCGTTAATTAAAGAATTGACACAGGAAATGAAAAAATCAGTAGAAGAGTGGAAGCAAACAGTAGAACCACATCAGGAGAACATTCATCAGTATTTAGAACAAATTGAAACAAGCCTTAAGGATCTTGAAGAAAAAGTGAAAAGCCAACAGGCCTAA
- a CDS encoding tryptophan transporter, translating into MNTRIMVILSLFVGIGAVLHAVVPPILFGVKPDMLLSMMFLGIILFPKPKYVALLAIVTGVISALTTSAPGGQIANLIDKPITAFVFLTLFLLVRNKVNVNFSAPVLTAIGTMVSGAVFLSVALFIVNLMDGGFMALFITVVLPAAALNTIIMLVVHPIVQSIMKRSQPITVT; encoded by the coding sequence ATGAATACGAGGATTATGGTCATTTTGTCACTGTTTGTAGGGATAGGTGCTGTATTGCATGCAGTTGTTCCACCAATCTTGTTTGGGGTAAAGCCAGATATGCTTTTGTCGATGATGTTTTTGGGGATTATTTTATTTCCTAAACCAAAATATGTTGCACTACTGGCAATTGTAACCGGCGTAATTTCTGCATTAACCACCTCAGCGCCCGGAGGACAAATTGCAAATTTGATTGATAAACCAATAACAGCATTTGTATTTTTAACACTGTTCTTACTGGTAAGGAATAAAGTCAATGTGAATTTTAGCGCACCTGTATTAACCGCCATAGGTACAATGGTTAGTGGAGCAGTGTTTTTAAGTGTAGCTCTATTTATTGTTAACCTTATGGATGGTGGGTTTATGGCTTTATTTATAACAGTCGTACTACCGGCAGCAGCTTTAAATACGATTATTATGCTTGTGGTTCATCCGATTGTCCAAAGTATAATGAAGCGATCCCAGCCAATTACAGTTACATGA
- a CDS encoding HIT family protein, with translation MAHEDCIFCKILNGDIPSAKVYEDEYVYAFLDISQVTKGHTLVIPKQHTKNIYETSPEVAKELFARIPGIANAIKKVYNPIGMNLLNNNEAPADQSVFHLHIHIIPRYGEGDGYSSNWTVHADDYTSEELQKIAGEIHSAIEQ, from the coding sequence ATGGCTCATGAAGATTGTATTTTTTGTAAGATATTAAATGGTGATATTCCTTCTGCAAAAGTCTATGAGGATGAATACGTGTACGCATTTTTAGACATCAGTCAAGTAACAAAGGGACATACTTTGGTAATTCCTAAACAGCACACGAAGAATATTTATGAAACGTCCCCAGAGGTAGCTAAAGAACTTTTTGCTCGTATACCTGGAATTGCAAACGCGATCAAAAAAGTGTATAACCCAATAGGAATGAATTTATTAAATAATAATGAGGCACCAGCAGACCAATCCGTATTCCACTTACATATTCACATCATCCCCAGATACGGAGAAGGAGACGGTTACTCATCTAACTGGACAGTTCACGCAGATGATTACACTTCCGAAGAGTTACAAAAAATTGCCGGGGAGATTCATTCGGCTATTGAACAATAG
- a CDS encoding ABC transporter ATP-binding protein, translating to MESLLHIKNLHGGYTHKNVLHGISFEVKPNEIVGLIGLNGAGKSTTIKHIIGLMHAKKGSVSIKGKTFPENPSTYRNQFAYIPEMPILYDELTLYEHLQLTAMAYDIPEEVFEQRLQPLLKEFRMEKKLKWFPVHFSKGMRQKVMIMCAFLIEPPLYIVDEPFVGLDPLGIQSYLQLMGEMKDKGAGVLMSTHILATAERYCDRFVILHDGEIRAMGTLLELQDSFNMPKATLDDIYVQLTKEEDYHV from the coding sequence GTGGAATCATTGTTACATATTAAGAATTTACATGGTGGATACACACATAAAAATGTACTGCATGGTATATCTTTTGAAGTGAAACCAAATGAAATAGTAGGCTTAATTGGATTGAATGGGGCCGGGAAGAGTACAACAATTAAACATATTATTGGGCTAATGCATGCAAAGAAAGGCTCTGTTTCGATAAAAGGTAAAACGTTTCCTGAGAACCCTTCAACTTATCGGAATCAGTTTGCCTATATTCCCGAAATGCCTATACTATATGATGAATTGACATTATACGAACATCTTCAGCTTACTGCTATGGCGTATGATATTCCTGAGGAGGTTTTCGAGCAAAGATTACAACCACTTCTAAAAGAATTCCGTATGGAAAAAAAGCTAAAATGGTTCCCGGTTCATTTCTCCAAGGGGATGCGTCAAAAGGTGATGATCATGTGTGCATTTTTAATTGAACCACCCTTGTATATTGTTGATGAACCTTTTGTCGGTCTTGATCCACTTGGAATTCAGTCCTACCTTCAGCTAATGGGGGAAATGAAAGATAAAGGGGCAGGCGTCTTAATGTCCACACATATATTAGCTACAGCGGAACGTTATTGTGACCGTTTTGTCATTCTTCATGATGGAGAAATCCGTGCAATGGGGACATTGCTGGAGCTTCAGGACAGCTTCAATATGCCTAAAGCAACGTTGGATGACATCTATGTACAATTAACGAAAGAAGAAGATTACCATGTTTGA
- a CDS encoding ABC transporter permease, protein MFDSHTFFMKRFSAHLKETSRYLRYIFNGHIAFAMLFFVSALAYYYQQALTQLPANFPTAILMGVAFGGIVSYSPVRTLLKEPDLVFLIAAENKMQAYFRNALIYSFVIQLYLLLLVTAAFGPLYFATYTDRDITVYLLAFVVLLIFKVWNLLANWWVLKVREPQMRRVDLFIRVLLNMAVFYFLVNGDMLLAGIATLLFIIVFLYDYSVSRKHAGIVWDLLVQKDQNRMQTFYRLANMFADVPHIKTPIKKRQWLVSLVSKVPFAQKNTFDYLYRITFVRSGDYMGMYFRLLVIGGLFIYYIPNLWMEILFAILFLYLSSFQMMTLYQHHRTVIWPELYPVEESLRKKAIVKLLFQLGFIQTVLFSLLFLIMQAYIGFAVTLIGGALFNYLFINGYVSGKLAVKH, encoded by the coding sequence ATGTTTGATTCTCATACATTTTTTATGAAACGTTTTTCAGCACATTTAAAAGAGACAAGCCGCTATTTAAGATATATTTTTAACGGTCATATCGCTTTTGCTATGCTTTTTTTCGTTTCAGCACTTGCCTATTACTATCAGCAAGCACTTACCCAGCTTCCCGCAAACTTTCCTACAGCAATTCTCATGGGTGTTGCTTTTGGAGGTATTGTAAGCTATAGTCCTGTCCGTACACTGCTTAAAGAGCCAGATCTTGTTTTCTTAATCGCTGCAGAGAACAAGATGCAAGCCTATTTTAGAAATGCGCTCATATACAGCTTTGTCATTCAACTCTATCTTCTTCTTCTCGTAACCGCGGCGTTTGGACCATTGTATTTTGCAACATATACTGACCGTGATATTACAGTTTACTTACTTGCTTTTGTTGTACTGCTTATTTTTAAAGTATGGAATTTACTTGCAAACTGGTGGGTGTTGAAAGTCAGAGAACCACAAATGAGACGAGTAGATTTATTTATTCGAGTATTATTAAATATGGCAGTTTTTTATTTCCTTGTAAATGGAGATATGCTTTTAGCGGGGATTGCAACGTTGCTGTTCATTATTGTGTTCCTTTATGATTATAGTGTATCAAGAAAACATGCAGGGATCGTGTGGGACCTTTTAGTACAGAAAGACCAAAACAGAATGCAGACCTTCTACCGCTTGGCCAATATGTTTGCAGATGTTCCACATATAAAAACACCAATCAAAAAAAGGCAATGGCTTGTGTCGTTGGTTAGCAAGGTTCCTTTTGCACAAAAGAACACATTTGATTATTTATATCGTATTACCTTTGTGCGAAGCGGAGACTATATGGGAATGTATTTCAGACTACTTGTTATAGGTGGTTTGTTTATTTACTATATACCAAATTTGTGGATGGAAATTCTTTTTGCAATATTATTTTTGTATTTAAGCAGTTTTCAGATGATGACATTGTATCAGCACCACAGAACAGTTATATGGCCTGAACTTTACCCTGTTGAAGAAAGCCTTCGGAAAAAAGCCATCGTAAAATTGTTATTCCAGCTAGGCTTTATTCAAACTGTTTTATTTTCTCTACTATTTTTAATTATGCAAGCTTATATAGGTTTTGCTGTGACATTGATAGGTGGGGCTCTGTTCAATTACTTATTTATTAATGGTTATGTCAGTGGGAAATTAGCAGTGAAGCACTAA